Proteins from a genomic interval of Nematostella vectensis chromosome 5, jaNemVect1.1, whole genome shotgun sequence:
- the LOC5511187 gene encoding S phase cyclin A-associated protein in the endoplasmic reticulum isoform X3: MSQQDGNGRRRRSPRVSSSRSNESLSGGKYNNNSNEKLSAREGGSGRKNAANKKGIYRTSSHDHVRKLVEQEGRTARNLVTWSVPVSTSQSEEKPKRTKPRVTARKRYSTPDKSGSSEREGSPVTKGGSKSPNRGRSSRKTSLSSTGRKSDLRARYWSYLFDNLKRAVDEIYSTCEVDESTVECQEVIMMLDQCRRDFAALIERIHVQDAFEKADRKDRPTSLAWEVRKSSPGKSLVTSPCTVQERNTDSPVRSLDFTAHNSASAVVPHPSAPQQSPLTGLSWADKVKGTPSPVASACKIVPSNTTAFTHRTKQEGGAAEISENNGLENGSDNEGWETVRHGKKNNEHGGKKDSKGRPHSATSRDSAQITPSQNGKLNHFTGSPSVRTSSERPGTISINENIKSVISKSENSQGVICKNEICMRGDSKNGESKRNDLTVAAVSEHNRTMNGLTRESRGSLTSDEEEELAVPLDYSDIEQDVDYDEEHEKAISDAIQAEETLSREMEEWHEQALASAIAHEKSLNQEIEKEEAFVTALNGHGLTPTSEMETETEGEGGDADNNEETSLDGSSKNITWDEMVAKYEADQTSGDALSWGDAVEQADSRPPGRAVAMHQKLSSPSRKRPLSEKIRIHEEKQLKARQQRERLLEERLQKLQILSEKVEKVRDLQEDLLHQRHCHLEEKHQRAERLRMIMLQEKVRKAQEEEAKVNEIAFINTLEAQNKKIEVMSRFQGHEARLQDLQEERQRKREEQQAKEAAAQERRRQLEAERMARLDEMQQKKLEQEAKYKREKMEREKAREEAAKERAREREMRIAAKNEALRTAVEQLQLKIQQKQTDSTRRHEQQLEQVKEKAAAGVSRHPTLEEVPNVTPYDTKKICTICNVEIVSEVYLLSHLRGKKHQQSLLDKNIKPTPEDKDTVSLQYIKDMSTENTEQKKRQSLERQKAQKKRAKKLRTRMAAKGREYEGTLSSSGPQKHESAKKSRLQKIVKDLNRHLQMQATGPWATTRVAALERSLGELGRILDSKEKADQVSFFSLDGLSVLTKILMVIDVSESKLATPIIPSKTLCHVVNTVTMVCRDCQESSQYMVMSNKLPVALDLLMFQLRNLSTSKQATHQGKKTPDKIDPTPPPTPSGGDPLAAALLRLVSTVLMALSSDQRDAKETSATAQRNLDLISFIVCSDLIEDIKTYLSSIREPFDDDHVTIEMVQSCLQLVASIGLYLGSRSSGVFEAKKDDVTQFVQTFKETELVAIIPTLYTMLLHYGHPRHSSPPPTLPQYQVSIATEGLRALNNMAAVDLQVLQACLGSEGISLEFRHIISYLLWICCEGPAEDLLHEVILIVGNFTVLNQENQVFVQSGRNSLVYSLPGVRLVTA, translated from the exons ATGTCGCAACAAGACGGCAACGGCCGACGGAGACGATCCCCTCGAGTTTCGTCTTCCCGGTCTAACGAAAGCTTGTCAGGTggaaaatacaacaacaatagcaacGAGAAGTTATCGGCCAGAGAAGGGGGGTCAGGCAGGAAGAATGCTGCCAATAAG AAGGGAATTTATCGCACTAGCAGCCATGACCATGTGCGCAAGCTGGTTGAACAGGAGGGGCGCACGGCCAGGAACTTggtaacctggtcagttcctGTCTCTACAAGTCAGTCAGAAG AAAAACCCAAACGCACCAAACCCCGGGTAACGGCTCGCAAGCGTTACTCCACGCCGGACAAATCAGGCTCGTCGGAGCGAGAGGGCTCTCCCGTCACCAAGGGCGGTTCCAAGTCGCCTAACCGAGGTCGGTCCAGCCGCAAGACGTCCCTGTCTTCGACTGGCCGCAAGAGCGACCTGCGCGCCAGATATTGGAGCTATCTGTTTGACAACCTGAAGAGGGCCGTGGATGAGATTTATAGCACGTGCGAGGTGGACGAGAGCACGGTGGAATGTCAG GAAGTGATCATGATGCTGGATCAATGCCGGCGAGACTTTGCGGCGCTGATAGAGCGTATCCACGTACAAGACGCATTCGAGAAGGCCGACCGCAAAGACAG ACCGACCTCTTTGGCGTGGGAGGTACGAAAATCCTCACCTGGGAAATCCCTGGTTACCAGTCCCTGCACCGTCCAGGAACGCAACACAGACAGCCCAGTAAGAAGCCTGGACTTCACTGCTCACAACTCGGCTAGTGCTGTGGTCCCGCATCCCAGTGCCCCGCAACAATCCCCCCTAACCGGGCTATCATGGGCTGATAAGGTCAAGGGCACTCCTTCGCCGGTGGCAAGCGCGTGTAAAATAGTCCCTTCAAATACTACGGCCTTCACGCATAGGACAAAACAAGAAGGCGGCGCAGCTGAGATTTCCGAGAATAATGGGCTGGAGAATGGGTCTGATAATGAGGGCTGGGAGACCGTACGGCACGGGAAGAAGAACAACGAGCACGGTGGCAAGAAGGACTCCAAAGGGAGACCGCACTCGGCGACTTCTAGGGACAGTGCGCAGATTACGCCCTCGCAAAACGGCAAGCTTAACCATTTTACGGGTTCACCGAGCGTGAGAACTTCAAGTGAACGCCCAGGGACAATTTCTATAAATGAAAATATCAAGAGTGTTATTTCCAAGAGTGAAAACTCTCAGGGTGTAATTTGTAAGAATGAGATTTGCATGAGAGGGGATTCTAAGAATGGTGAATCTAAAAGAAATGATCTGACGGTCGCTGCTGTTTCGGAGCATAATAGAACCATGAATGGTTTGACAAGGGAGAGCAGAGGTTCTTTGACCTCAGATGAGGAAGAGGAGTTAGCCGTTCCTCTAGATTACAGCGACATCGAGCAAGATGTCGACTATGACGAAGAGCATGAGAAGGCGATATCGGACGCTATTCAGGCGGAGGAGACGCTTTCGCGGGAGATGGAAGAGTGGCATGAACAGGCTCTAGCCTCAGCCATCGCCCACGAGAAGAGCCTGAATCAGGAGATCGAGAAGGAGGAGGCCTTTGTGACGGCTCTCAACGGGCATGGTCTGACCCCTACCTCCGAGATGGAGACCGAGaccgagggggaggggggtgacgCAGACAACAACGAAGAG ACCAGTTTGGATGGTTCCAGTAAAAATATCACATGGGACGAAATGGTAGCCAAATACGAGG CTGACCAGACTTCTGGTGACGCACTGAGCTGGGGAGACGCAGTGGAGCAAGCTGACAGTAGGCCACCAGGTCGTGCCGTAGCCATGCATCAAAAGCTTTCCTCGCCTTCACGCAAACG GCCGCTGTCAGAGAAAATAAGAATACACGAAGAAAAACAG CTAAAAGCCCGGCAGCAGAGAGAGCGGCTTCTGGAGGAGAGGCTACAAAAGCTACAAATCCTGTCTGAGAAGGTGGAAAAGGTGCGGGATCTCCAGGAGGATCTGCTCCATCAACGACACTGTCATCTAGAAGAGAAGCACCAGCGCGCCGAGCGGCTTCGCATGATCATGTTACAAGAAAAAGTGCGCAAAGCACAAGAGGAAGAGGCTAAG GTTAATGAAATAGCTTTTATCAACACCCTGGAAGCCCAGAACAAGAAGATAGAAGTCATGTCCAGGTTTCAG GGACACGAGGCCAGACTACAAGACCTGCAG gaaGAGCGCCAGAGGAAACGTGAAGAGCAACAAGCGAAAGAGGCTGCCGCGCAG GAGAGACGTCGACAACTAGAAGCCGAGCGAATGGCCCGGCTTGATGAGATGCAGCAGAAGAAACTTGAACAG GAAGCCAAGTATAAGAGAGAGAAGATGGAGCGGGAAAAGGCTCGCGAGGAGGCCGCCAAGGAGAGAGCCAG AGAACGTGAAATGCGTATCGCTGCTAAGAATGAAGCCCTACGCACGGCCGTGGAGCAGCTACAATTGAAGATCCAACAGAAG CAAACGGACAGCACACGAAGACACGAGCAGCAACTGGAACAAGTCAAGGAGAAG GCGGCCGCTGGCGTATCTCGTCACCCAACCCTGGAGGAGGTCCCTAATGTCACACCGTATGACACCAAGAAGATCTGCACTATTTGCAATGTCGAG aTTGTGTCTGAGGTCTACTTGCTCAGTCATCTAAGGGGCAAGAAACACCAGCAGTCATTATTGGATAAAAACATCAAGCCAACACCAGAAGACAAG GACACCGTGTCATTACAATACATCAAAGACATGTCCACGGAAAACACAGAACAGAAGAAGAGGCAAAGTCTTGAACGTCAGAAAGCGCAGAAGAAACGTGCGAAAAAGCTACGGACAAGAATGGCTGCAAA GGGACGAGAATACGAGGGTACTTTGTCCAGTAGTGGGCCACAAAAGCACGAGTCTGCCAAGAAGTCCAG GTTGCAGAAAATTGTGAAAGATCTGAACAGGCATCTTCAGATGCAAGCTACCGGACCATGGGCAACTACCCGAGTGGCCGCATTAGAGAGGTCATTGGGAGAGCTGGGTAGAATACTGGACAGTAAG GAGAAAGCCGATCAGGTGTCCTTCTTCAGCCTCGATGGCCTTTCCGTACTCACCAAGATCCTTATGGTGATCGACGTCTCGGAATCTAAACTTGCTACCCCAATCATCCCCAGCAA GACGCTTTGTCACGTGGTCAATACCGTCACGATGGTGTGCAGGGATTGCCAGGAGTCTAGTCAGTACATGGTCATGTCCAACAAGCTACCGGTAGCCCTGGACTTGCTCATGTTCCAGCTTAGG aatctaAGCACAAGCAAGCAGGCTACACACCAAGGAAAGAAAACCCCTGACAAGATTgatcccaccccaccccccaccccatctGGTGGGGACCCCCTGGCAGCGGCCCTATTGCGGTTGGTCTCTACTGTTCTGATGGCGCTCTCTTCTGATCAGAGGGACGCAAAGGAGACGTCCGCTACAGCACAAAGGAATCTGGACCTCATCAG CTTCATCGTATGCTCTGACCTGATTGAGGATATCAAGACCTACCTCAGCTCCATCCGGGAACCCTTCGACGATGATCATGTGACTATAGAGATGGTCCAAAGTTGTCTACAACTGGTCGCCTCCATTGGCCTCTACCTCGGTTCCAG GAGTAGTGGGGTATTTGAGGCGAAGAAAGACGACGTCACGCAATTTGTACAGACATTTAAGGAAACAGAACTTGTAG